A part of Miscanthus floridulus cultivar M001 chromosome 6, ASM1932011v1, whole genome shotgun sequence genomic DNA contains:
- the LOC136460219 gene encoding uncharacterized protein At1g15400-like has product MAGLQRSSQTFRRSGSSGLVWDERLMSHDGNQREPEDAAMESKELRHSRSVGSVGLGLQLQRRRNDESSSQGFRTRRVAPALDPPSPKVPGCIFCGIFRKAGASRPSKPRSSTYTHKLYS; this is encoded by the exons atGGCAGGGCTGCAGAGATCTTCACAGACATTCAGGAGGTCTGGCTCATCAGGCTTGGTCTGGGACGAGAGGCTCATGTCACACGACGGCAACCAGAGGGAGCCAGAGGACGCAGCCATGGAGTCCAAGGAGCTGAGGCACTCCCGTAGCGTTGGCTCCGTTGGGCTTGGGCTGCAGCTGCAGCGCAGGCGCAACGACGAGAGCAGCAGCCAGGGCTTCCGTACTCGGCGTGTAGCCCCAGCTCTGGACCCGCCTTCGCCCAAGGTTCCTGGCTGCATCTTCTGTGGAATTTTCAGGAAGGCAGGAGCTTCACGGCCATCTAAGCCCAGAAG CTCTACCTACACCCATAAGCTGTATTCTTGA